From a single Capsicum annuum cultivar UCD-10X-F1 chromosome 12, UCD10Xv1.1, whole genome shotgun sequence genomic region:
- the LOC107851137 gene encoding pyrophosphate--fructose 6-phosphate 1-phosphotransferase subunit alpha, whose product MDADYGIARELSDLQKLRSHYQPELPPCLQGTTVRVELGDATTAADPSGAHVISRSFPHTYGQPLAHFLRATAKVTGAQIITEHPAKRVGVVFCGRQSPGGHNVIWGIHDALKIHNPNSTLLGFLGGSEGLFAQKTLEITNDVLATYKNQGGYDILGRTKDQIRTTEQVNAAMAACKSLKLDALIIIGGVTSNTDAAQLAETFAEAKCQTKVVGVPVTLNGDLKNQFVEANVGFDTICKVNSQLISNMCTDALSAEKYYYFIRLMGRKASHVALECTLQSHPNMVILGEEVAASKLTLFDITHKICDAVQARAEQDKNHGVILLPEGLIESIPEVYALLQEIHGLLTQGVSADKISSQLSPWASALFEFLPPFIKKQLLLHPESDDSAQLSQIETEKLLAHLVENEMNKRMKEGTYKGKKFNAICHFFGYQARGSLPSKFDCDYAYVLGHVCYHILAAGLNGYMATLTNLKNPVNKWRCGAAPITAMMTVKRYGRGPGKASIGKPALHLATVDLKGKAYELLSQNASKFLLDDVYRNPGPLQFDGPGADAKAVTLCVEDQDYMGRIKKLQEYLDKVRTIVKPGCSQDVLKAALSAMSSVTDILSVMASPSSNANTPF is encoded by the exons GGTACTACCGTGCGGGTAGAGCTAGGTGATGCAACCACTGCAGCAGATCCCTCTGGTGCACATGTCATAAGTAGGTCTTTTCCTCACACTTATGGTCAGCCGTTGGCCCATTTTCTTAGGGCAACTGCCAAGGTCACTGGTGCTCAGATAATCACCGAGCATCCGGCAAAGAG GGTTGGAGTTGTTTTCTGTGGGAGACAATCTCCCGGTGGACATAATGTTATATGGGGTATACATGATGCCCTTAAAATTCACAATCCTAACAGTACTTTGCTTGGTTTTCTGG GTGGTTCTGAAGGTTTATTTGCACAGAAAACCCTTGAGATCACCAATGATGTTCTTGCCACCTATAAAAATCAAG GTGGTTATGACATTCTGGGTCGGACAAAAGATCAAATTAGAACAACCGAGCAAGTTAATGCCGCAATGGCTGCAtgtaaatctttgaaattggatgcccTTATCATTATTGGAG GGGTAACATCAAACACTGATGCTGCTCAACTGGCAGAAACATTTGCCGAAGCAAAATGCCAAACAAAA GTGGTTGGAGTTCCTGTTACATTAAATGGAGATCTAAAGAATCAGTTTGTTGAAGCAAATGTCGGTTTTGACACAATATGCAAG GTCAACTCCCAACTCATTAGCAATATGTGCACTGATGCGCTCTCTGCGGAAAAG TACTACTATTTCATCCGACTCATGGGGCGAAAGGCATCACATGTTGCCTTAGAATGTACTCTGCAGTCACATCCTAATATG GTAATTCTTGGTGAGGAGGTAGCTGCATCAAAGCTTACTCTTTTTGACATCACACACAAAATTTGTGATGCAGTTCAAGCTAGGGCTGAACAAG ATAAAAACCATGGTGTGATCCTATTGCCAGAGGGACTTATTGAAAGTATTCCTGAAGTATATGCTCTACTGCAG GAAATTCATGGTTTGCTCACACAAGGCGTTTCTGCTGATAAGATTTCCTCTCAACTATCACCTTGGGCATCTGCGCTCTTTGAGTTCTTGCCGCCATTTATAAAAAAGCAG CTCCTCTTGCACCCTGAATCAGATGATTCAGCTCAGCTATCACAG ATTGAAACCGAGAAACTTCTAGCTCATCTTGtggaaaatgaaatgaataaacGAATG AAGGAAGGAACTTACAAGGGAAAGAAATTTAACGCTATTTGCCATTTCTTTGGTTATCAAGCTCGGGGATCATTGCCATCAAAGTTTGATTGTGACTATGCATAT GTACTCGGTCACGTCTGCTATCATATTTTGGCTGCTGGCCTCAATGGTTACATGGCCACATTGACTAACTTGAAGAATCCCGTCAACAAGTGGCGCTGTGGAGCTGCTCCTATAACT GCTATGATGACTGTGAAGCGGTATGGTCGTGGTCCTGGCAAGGCATCAATTGGAAAGCCTGCTCTGCATCTAGCCACTGTGGATTTGAAGGGCAAAGCATATGA ATTATTGAGTCAAAATGCGTCAAAGTTCTTGCTCGATGATGTTTATAGAAACCCAGGGCCCCTCCAGTTTGATGGGCCTGGTGCTGACGCAAAGGCTGTAACTCTTTGCGTTGAAGATCAGGATTACATGGGTCGTATTAAGAAATTGCAAGAGTATTTGGACAAG GTTCGTACAATCGTGAAGCCTGGATGCTCACAAGATGTCCTGAAAGCTGCATTGAGTGCCATGTCTTCTGTCACAGACATTCTTTCTGTGATGGCCTCCCCTTCAAGCAACGCGAACACACCATTCTAG
- the LOC107849589 gene encoding psbP domain-containing protein 3, chloroplastic: protein MATLSCSPFFFNHTCSGTKKNLNQVILGCKNNVPDSRKGVQVKEESLTKRRELLLQAGSVAFSLSAFTSIALAEDDVAEDFRVYSDDINKFKITIPRDWQIGAGEGDGVRALIAFYPQESSNSNVSIVITSLGADFTKLESFGKVDEFAENLVSGLDRSWQRPPGVKAKLIDSKASKGLYYIEYTLQNPGESLRHLYSVLGIADNGVYNRLYTLTGQFVDEESEKYSAKVQKAVSSFRLI, encoded by the exons ATGGCTACTCTTTCATGttcaccatttttttttaatcatactTGTTCAGGTACCAAGAAAAATTTAAACCAAGTCATTTTAGGCTGCAAGAACAATGTGCCAGATTCAAGAAAAGG TGTGCAAGTTAAAGAAGAATCTTTAACCAAGAGAAGAGAGCTCCTGCTACAGGCAGGCTCTGTTGCATTTTCTCTGTCGGCGTTTACTTCGATCGCATTGGCAGAGGATG ATGTCGCGGAGGATTTTCGTGTTTATTCAGATGATATCAACAAGTTTAAGATAACGATACCCCGTG ATTGGCAAATAGGCGCAGGAGAAGGTGATGGAGTAAGAGCGCTCATAGCTTTCTATCCTCAAGAATCATCTAACTCAAATG TCAGCATTGTAATCACAAGCCTTGGTGCTGATTTCACTAAACTGGAATCTTTTGGGAAAGTTGATGAATTTGCGGAGAATCTG GTTAGTGGATTAGACAGAAGCTGGCAAAGGCCGCCAGGCGTGAAAGCAAAACTCATCGATAGCAAAGCTTCTAAAG GGTTGTATTACATCGAGTACACTCTCCAAAATCCTGGTGAAAGTCTCAGACATCTATATTCAGTTCTTGGGATAGCAGACAACGGGGTTTACAATAGACTGTATACTCTCACCGGACAG TTTGTAGACGAGGAGTCAGAGAAATACAGTGCCAAAGTACAGAAG GCTGTTTCTTCTTTCAGATTAATATGA